In Takifugu rubripes chromosome 18, fTakRub1.2, whole genome shotgun sequence, the DNA window CTCAATTTTCTGGGGGGAAATGATGCATGCCAGTGCATGGGATCTTGTCTATGTACAAAGATTTTGGGCTTATAGTTGGATTTTGAGGTGTGTCTGCAGTTAAACAAGGTCCCCGATGGGAATGCGTGGCAGGCAGATGTAGGCCTGCGgggtcctgctgaggttgaTGGGGTTCCCGTCCAGACGGATGTCCTCCAGCGCGTTCCTGATGTAGTTGAAATCCTTCAGGTTGCAGAACGTGTCCTCGTGCATGGATTGAATATTGTTGCGCTGCAACCGGAAACAGAGTGAGATAACATCATAAAACAGAGTGACAATTAAAAAATAGAGGCATGTTTTGTTGCGAGCTTTCACGCTTTTTTCACATGCTAACTAGGGTCACTGTAGCCTATCCCAGTgacaggaggcaggaagccGCAATAAAGTGACGAGCAACTATGCGAGCACCATTTGCGGAACCTCCACCACCTTTCTATATGAAAGCATACCAAGCACCTTATCATGTAGGAGAGATGTAACCATAATACCTGTAGGTGTAGTGATCGCAGGCTCTCTGGTAGAGGCACTGGGATATAATCAATGTGGTTGTCTGTGAGGTACAGGTACAGCAGGCTTGTCATTTCCTACAAAACAAGAAgaaattacattaaattaaattacaagCTAAAGCTTGTTTGACTTTATTGTTTGGACCGGAATGGATGTGCGAGGTTAGCCGTACGTACTTTGAAGGCCTCGCGGTGAATACCCTTGGAGCCGATGTCGTTATGGCTGCCGTCGATCAGGGTCATGGTATTCGGGAGGCCGGGCAGCTGTGAGACATGGTTCTCTCGaatcaccagctcctccagttcgGGCAGACCCAAAAAGGCGTCGTCATCGATGGACCTGATCTGGTTGGCAGTCAAGTCAATCCTCTTCAACTTCCCTGAAAGGCGAAAAAGGACGGTTTGAACCGGAAATTGCCTCAATTTGATTTTGCATTCCTTTCATGTTTCGTGCTTCTGATGAGGTTGGCCATGATATACTGCGCTGTGCACTGCTTGAATACTTAAGAAAACAACCACAGCAGGAATTAAAgtttatgtaaaaaaaagaaagaaaagaaacttaCTCATGAAGGCGAAGTCAGACTTGTTGATCTTGGTGATTCTGTTGTAGCGGGCATAGAAGTGGGTTGTGCCTTTAGGAAGGGGTGGCACGCTGTCTAGCGTCAGGTCATCGCAGTAGACCGACCCTCCGAGGCATGTGCACAGCAAGCAAGTGGGCATACCTTAAGAACATGCGTCAAAAGGAGCAAAGATGAGGGGGAGCAAATTTCAGCTCATGGTCAGTGGAATCATTAACTCTGAGTCTCCGGAGACTCCAGGGATTGTAGATCCTGTTCTGTCCCCAGAACCTGACTCTGTCCCTTCTACAGTGCCAGCACCCTCCTGAGGGGTTTCTGCTGTAGTTCGAGGCAGCCCCTCCACTTGTTAGAGACAAGATTAGGTGTTAAAGGAAGAGGTTAGATCAGACGATACAGAACAGGAAGTCTAGCAATCAGCATTCCGCTGTTTGCCAAGGTGATCAATTACAGACAGTATGTTAGCGTTGTTAAGTATGGCTCATGAAAAATGGGAAAACCTGCAATTTGGGTGGGGTAATTATcaaaatatttccttttgaaATACTGACCTTTATCAGGCTCAGGAACCAGAATGATCTCAGGGACCTCTGTGTCTCCAGATTCAATAGAGACACCAGAGGTCCCGGAGGTTCCAGACAACTCTATGTCTCCAGAGGGCTCAAGATCCCCAGAGGGCCCTGGGGTTCCTGAAACTCCAGAGAACTCCCCAGAGGTACCCGATGCCTCACTGGGGATGGACTCAGGAATTAGGGGCAGCTCCTCCTCTTGTTAGAGCCAAGGGTCGGGGTTAGAAGACAGACAATTGATGATCAAAAGGTGACGCGGACAATCAATTCACATTTTAGACGGGTAGGTTAGAAGTAAGACTATgaataacacaaacacaatggcacacaacaaaacaaacaaggttaaaataaatcaacatttaacACAGTTAAATGGTATTTAGGTCACAAAGCGGTTACTCTCACACAGATCCAGAAATAGAGTTGCCTCCAGCCTCACTAATCAAGATCCAGTTGTACTAACCTCCAGATAACAATGTTATTCCCAAGTCTCCCGAGTCTCCAGACTCCTCAGAAACCCCAGAGATTCCAGAGGTCCCTGAGACCAAAAGATCTCCAGACAGCCCAGAACCAGAGTGGTCCCTGGACTCTCCAGAGCCCAAGAGGAGTTCAGTGGAAGTCCCTTGAAAGTCTCCGGAGACTCCAGGGATTGTAGATCCTGTTCTGTCCCCAGAACCTGACAAGTCCCCTGACATCAACAAATCTCCTGATATCAAGAGATCCCCAGATATCAGAAACTCCCCAGATCCTCCAGAGCTGATCAGCTCCTCAGAAGCCCCAGACATCAGGATGATATCACCATCACCAGAGTCTCCAGATGTGACTCCAGATGAGAACAGCAGATCTCCTGAACCTCCAGAACCAGAGGCTCCTGAGGACCCAGAGGCTCCAGAAGCTCCAGAAGCCTCAGGCATCCCGGAAGCCCCAGAGGCTTCTGGGGCCCCTGAGGCTCCCGAGGCTCCTGAACCCCCAGACCCTATGGAGCCCTCAAAATCCCCAGAGAAATGAAGGGTGTCAAATGGCGTCAGACGCAGCTCCACCTCTTGTTAGAGACAAGATTAGGTGTCAGACATGAAGAACACAGCAgttttactctctctctctctctctcacacacacacacacagtgataaTTGGTGACACATTTAACCATTGACAGCTAGTTAAATGGAAGACATGCACATTAAAATGGTAGTTGCAGTCGGTGAGTTTTAGAAAGAACTGCatatttttttagaaaaaaccTTTGCCAAAGGTGTCGCTAGTCTAAAGAATGAGGCCCCACGGTTTGAATATAAGAAAATTCTGTGGTAATAATACCCaggggtgtgtgtttttccagacCTTTCTGTGTTTCCGGGCCCATGAGAATCCCGGACCCCCCTGAACCCTGAGGAGTAAGCTGTGGTCTTAAGTGaatctcctcctcttcgtcctcctcctgttcctgctgctgttcctccaaCGAGGCCTCAGGAACAGGATAGCTGTAATCAGGTGGGGCCAGCGTTCCGATCTGCACCTGAGGGGAAGACaacaatcaaaaataaaaacacgccACAGTAGGATGTGGATGCACTCACAAATGGCAGATACCGTGGCCTTTTTGTAAAAATACATCCACAAATTGCATCAACTTGTTACTACTTTCCCAAATTTCAAAACCTTGTTTATATTAATGACCCAGGCCACAGCCACTAGGCGACAGCAAATACATTCATTTGCGTCTACCTTGCATCTAGTAGCACGGACATTTATGGCTACCCAAATATTTGCATTTAAGTGCTAAAAGAAAATCCTTGTTTTGAATACTTATATAAGCCAATAATGACACCTTTAGGTCGAAAATCATGCATGTAGGATGTCATGTtgggggaaaagttgtaaataCTAGAAGAATATTAGTTTGTATAATCCCATTATTTCTTTTAATGGTCAAAAATGAATCCCATCATGCAGTTCTATCTTTGACCAGACGAGGGCGACGAACCTCCATCCACTTGCTGCATTTAAACACCTGACGCGCACAGTGACTCAACCCACCACAGGCAATGGTCCTTGTGGAACCAAGACTCACATGGTAGCTACAAAAATCCCTCTTTTAGTCTTTTAGCTGCTTTTAACCGGCAGCCATATGTTAGTAGGATGAGGTGGAGTCAAAAATCAATGTGGATTAGCGCACCAATGGAATCACTCCTTAAAGAGAGCACTGAAATGATGACTTATCCCAAACAGTTGAAATCTGGGCAGACACATGTTTCATGCATACAACAAAGTAGGCCATTGACATGTCCCGCAGAGAGGTAGCTTGCTGCAGCGCTCCCTTTCATTTCCCCCCATCCCCAAAGCAAACATGCGCACCCAGGGGGAAAGAAGAGGCGAACGGCTGGTATCCAGAAatacagagaggagggggctcTAGACACAGCATGAGAAAACAGAGCCCACAATGCAAAACTGTGAGCATCAGGCTCAGTTGCAGATGGAACACATACATGTTGCAAATGCTTTAATCCATATGGCTGACTTCATCTTAATGGTATGACATGTGACACAACGACAGGAAGTCCCTGAAGACAGGAAACGGTCTCTCTCTCAATGTAAAGATGTAACATGTTGCTTTACCATGTTGAGTTCTCTATGGATCTTGAGGCGTACTAAGTCATGTCCAGCTCATCAgttagtgtttttttaaaaaaaaaggtgaactCTTGTAGGTTAGACTGGTGGACCAGTAACATCTTAACTGCAAAGCGCTAGTACGTTTCCACTGAAGGAGCATGTCAGGCTAAGGCGCCTGCTGAAGCAGGACCTGGTCTTGCGTGTTAGCCTAAGATGCTAAAAGCCATGCTTAACATTTTTGTTAACACCTTAGCACCTCGTTTTCTTGTATAAGGCCAAGATGCTAACCGTTGACTATGAGCCCTGGTGATGTTGGTTTAACCTGGGGATTAACGGGAATTATAGCACATACTACATGAAAAgagcagctgtcaatcatgacGACTGTGGGAGGCGGGGCTTAGCCATTTGCTGCAGTCTTCTACCAGCTTTGACATTTAGTCTCCCATTTAGGGACCTCCACTGATATCTATCATTAGTATAAATTGCTCACTCCAAATTTCCACTgaaaatagctcaaatagcaTTTGTAGGTGTAAATAGGAAGCCTCTTAATCCATCAGACTACTCAAAATGCAGCAGAGTGGAGATTTCAGTGGTTTTCTCAGAGCTTGAGTCTTCTGTAAAAAGAGGCGAGCCCTGAAGGAGAAAGAGCTGAAATACCAACAGATGgatgtggaaaacaaacactcagCATTCCAGAGGCATGGAGCTCATCACTGCTTCATTTCTCCCCTGACATCCTGCCTGTATGTGCAAATAAAacagactttttttcccccgtcaACCAATGCGATTTTACAAAACACTGTCAAAAAGGAGATCTCCTCCATCTGCTAGTGTTGTTTCGAAGACAAGGAAGACTCTGCCGagtgttttgtgtttgctcctctctctcccccaacCTGCCACATAGGCCTGCAGAATATTCTGTCAGTCACGACATTATCAAAGTCGCTCAACCGTGGCACATTCTGACATTCCTGCAATGACCACCGCTTCAGCTCGCAGCCCTGGAATGCCAGGAGCTTTCGCTCCTTCCTGCCTGATCTGCTGAGAGTTTCAAATCTTAGATAGCAGACTGTGAGCTGGAGCAGGTTTagtttattaaaaaagaaaacaaaagagctcAAAAGAAGCCTGCTGGAAGACCGCACACGCAGCTGTCCATGTGCCGCCTCAACATCGGTGAAAAGCGCTGTAACCAGGAAAAGTAAAATGGCGCTAATGCCCGAAAATGCCGGCGTGCCCTGCAGACTTGCCACATCACCCCTGGCTTGAGCTGATTAGAGCGACCCTCTGGAAGGCAGTGACCCAGACAGAATTTGAGCGGCAGCCCTCCTAACTAGATTCCATAAAATCCCCAACGACAACATTTGCTGTAGGACTCAGAGCACAATCTTTTATAGATTTTTGTGGGCAAATAAACCCGCGCACCCTGTCAGTCACCAGGGCATAAATATTGTCTGCTTCCAGATGGAGGAAAATCCAGCCCGCGGAGGCTCCGGGCCGTGGAACCAGGGAGGGCTGGCTGAGGTTTAAGAGCAGAATATCTTGGCtgataaaatgaaaaagctgGAAAAGCTGCTCGTTTTCCATCTGGCTGCAGATATTATCAGCAGGATGTCGGTCCACGTTCCATGAACCCCATGACCTCGCTTCAGCCCTCAACTCTGTGGTTTTGTCTTGTCTGATTGGGGATTCATGGCAACCTCGAGTGTCTGCATGTTGATCATGTTGACGGGACGGCATAAAGACAAACAGCCAGCCAATTGATGTGGGTAATCCGTCCCTTCTAATGGGAAGCACTAGTAGATCTTGAAGGAGAATGGAGTCAAGATGCAACATAAGGGCTATCTTTAAGGGTTTCCTACCTCAGGATCTGTCAGGCTGTCTTCGTAGTCATACATGTCCTGGTTCTCCAAATTTAAGTCGTCTACATGAACGTCATAGTTATCATACGAGTCCAAGTCCACCTGGCGGGGAAATCTGGGGCCAGCCACCACCGCCTTGaggatgaagagtccaaacACGAGCTGCACGAGCGTCCTCATTGTCCACCTAAGGAGGAGAAGGATATAAAGTTGAACAGAAAGCCGCTCTTAAGAGTGAGAGCCATGATAAAATCTTAGCTGTGATTACAAATGGGGCATTAATAGGAtatcaaatggaaaaaaaaaccaagtaaaaataacaacagtaacaaGTTCAACAGCATCCACTGCTATATTTAAGTGTCTTTTGTTTGAGGAAAAATACCGTCTACATCCTGTTTAAGCACATTAGAGAAGAGGGTCACCTCATACAGATCAGGGAATTCATTGCGGAAGCGCAGAACGCTGCGCTAACTCAAATATAAGGAGCACTTCCCACTGTTCCACAGAGCAGCCATCTTAGCTCAAATTGGTGGTTGCTTGTGgagtgtcaaaggtcagagctgatctgatctgataAGGAACTGTGGGTATTTTTCCAGGCTAGACGTCACCTTTCCTGCCTGGGTGATGCTTTTCATGGGATATAAATCTCCAAAAGACAAATTGCAAAACACTAGGATTTAGCTAAAATTCATGCAAGGAAACCCTGAAATTGGGGCACTTTACCAAGAAAGCTCAGATGTGCACAGACTAAGTGGCTGGCGGAAAGTGTGGTTTCATTGTGGGAAGTGCTAATAAGATTAGAGTATGCTAATCAGGGCTTTGTCAGGCAGCAGAACTGACAGAAGTTCTCGCTCTCATTTTCATTTCTCATATCAGCAgtttcagcttctcctgttcAATATATACACAGGACAACAGACGAGTGCTATTTTTCTGTTGCCTCCTTTTAAGTGATCTGTCAGTGTCAAAAATGTGGACTCCTTTCGGGATTACTGTGGCTGCGGTGTTAGCGCGTGTTGTTTTAAGCAAAGCATATTCGGTCAAATGGGTTGTTTCAACCCTTGTGGTCGAAATGCTAAATCCCATTAGCATGTTAATGAAAACCAATATTCTGGCTGCCAAAAGAGATGTTTAAACCCCCCCTAATAATTCCTCGAGGCTTTTTTCATGGCCACAATGGTTTCATTCAATGAGTGTTAGCTGGGCATATTTTGGAATGTCGTAGTTTCATTAACATACGGAAAAACAAATGTGCGATTTAACAACTTTCTCGATGTTGTCATTGCCAGGAGGAAACAGTTACAAATGGCACAGATCAATCGGCTGCGTGAGCTGGTCAAACCCCAGAGTTCAAAAAGAGTCCTGCAGGCCGGGGCAGAGAAACGGAGAGCGAGGGAAGGTGAGGGGGGCCAGGAGAGGCTGGGATAGAGAGAGGCCTTGGCAAGACGTTGGCCCCCAGGGTTAGATGGAGAGAGTGAGAAAGggagaaagacacagagagacagatttGTGCGCTACCTCGACCCCTCACCCTTTACAGAGGGCCTTTATGAGGCCCAGTCACTGCCTGTCTCAACACTCAGACTCCAAATTCCTCCGAGGTTTGTGGACAGGATGGCAGTGAGTTACGGCTGCAAGGAAAAGCTTCATTCAGCAGCGACGGCgttctcacacgcacacgcacatacacacacaaacacgcagcatGGGGAGATacttcacacacatgcatactgTGCGCAAACACACCTATCTTTCAGAGAGAGAATCCAGAAAACTGGGCTGCTATTTTTGGAATGAGGCCAGGTagcatttattttcttctttcccaAAATAAGCACATAAATGACAAAGACATGCTAATCAGACCGTTACAGTATTGTCTCCCAAAACGTCAATGCAATATTTTGTTTAGCAGCTTGGCTGTGGAATCCAGCATTGCTGCTCTGAAAGAGGGAGTCTATGAGAGACAGAGGTGTGCTTTAATACAGGCCATCACACTGTACAGTGCATAAACTGTGCTTGTGATTGTAGCCTTTAGCCTTCCTCCGTGTTATGCTTGGCTCCCAGCGGGGCATTCCTGATATCCAGTGATTCTACATATCCTCCCTAAACTCCACGAGCTGCACACCAAACTCGCTTTTGGGACTGCTGCAAAACTGGTGCGAGCCTCCCgcgaaaaggggaaaaaaaataaaaagatgagcATTTTGTCTTTTCACGTGAAATCAACGCGTGTCAAAATTGACACCTGTCACGTCTCGGATTTTTCGCCGCCTGTAAGAAGGCAAAAAGACCACAAACATGCTCACATTTCAGTCCCCTGCAAAGCTCTTAAAGCAAAGTCCTTGGGGACAACAAAGCAGCTGAGTGACCAACTCATTAGCCAACTTTCCTCTGTATAACACCGTTAAACTGAGCTGTTCTGACACCCTCAGAAAAGCCATCAGGCCGCGAGCGACATCACCAAGAGCGCTTACCTCTGTCTCCTGCGTTCCCAAATGGTCCCTTCAGCGGTGATGGAGATGCTGAGGGCTCCGGGACCCGGCCAATGGTGAGAGGTCGCCCAGGGTGCCTTGAAGAGCGAGGGTGGGTGTATtaagcacgtgtgtgtgcgagtgtgcgtgcgtgtgtgaaaaTGTAgcgagtgtgtaggtgtgtgtgcaggtctgCACGCTCTGCCAGACCCGAGTGCCCTACCGCTTATGTGTTAAGGTAGGCACTGAGACTGATTGGACCAGAGCAGATTGCTTTTGGTCACTCGGAGTGCACCCACCCCACACTGTACACCCAGACACGAACGGCCCTCTCAAACACTGACATCAAGTATCTCAGGAAAAGAGAGCACAAAGACCCCCCCATCACCATTGGCAATGCTTTTATCCCGTACAAGTGTTTCCTGTATTTATCTACGAGCGCTGCTGAACCTGAAATATTTTGTATGCCTTTCTGGCATGAGTTGCTttcatgtgtgtggggggatcCGCTGGGCCCTTGTACACAATGGGCCTTCTGTGAGGAGTCCCTATTTGCATGGTGCTGAGAGGAAGTCCTCTTGGAGGAAGGCTCATGCCCTCCCTTCAGATTGAAGCTAATTTCTCTTTGCACCGTGATCTGCTTGAACTACAAATCTCAGTTTAGTTGTGGAATACCTGAACAGAGGGGCCTGACACTGAATACGTTGTAGGAAGTTGCAGACATtacccgcccccccaccccaactacacacacacttagacaTACCAGCAGGTCCCTGGTTTGCGCCCCCTGTATGTGGCGATAGTCACGTTACCTATACATTATaccaaagaagaaaaaccaTACCAACCAATGGTATGGCTTCCAGAGGCTAATAGTAAGCTAGGCTACTGCTCTTTAGCATTAACGTTGTTGTCCCACAAGTGGTTCTTTATATAATTATTTCATTGCAGACCATTAAGGCCTTACCTGTTGGAAATAGAGTTTATCCCAAGCCTTGTTTCATATTGttaaaagaaatacacacatggcacatacacacaaaacCTTTATTGAGATTGAAGACATTTAGCgatttgttttttgtcaaaaaaataaatgaccagagttaaaaatgtgttggccttttttttttttttttaaataaacagctatcacttttttttaaattttacaaaATACTAAGAAAATTGGTCATGTATTTATATGTGGATTTTCTGTGGTATAATatgaaataagaaataaattaCTTATTACTTAATAAACAAACTGGTGTTACTTAAGAAAAACCTAAAGAAAACAGTCTCGTAGAAGAATATAAAACACTGTATTGAAAAGGAGCCCTGAACTGTTAAACACTGCTCTGCCATTGAAACATTAAACTAGACATTAACGTCAATATAAGGCACAGCTAGTTGTCAACATCATCTATCCCAGATCACCCCTTGGTGTAATTTCCTTCATATTTTGAGGAAACAATTTCTTCTCAAAGTTAAAGAAATTTCCCACCACATCACAGCAACAAAACTAATTGATACCAGTTAGCATCAAACATTAGCATATAATGAACAGGACATGCATATGCACTTCAGTTAGGAAAGCAGCTTCTGTGGATTTCTTTTCTAGATGACAATGGACCTCAGGAGACGGAAACACAGAATGACTTCCCTGGGAATCGGTGGCTTAATCTCATTGCCATCCAGTCTGAGGTACCGCAGCCTGGGAATGTTGTCGTTGACGGAGTCGTCCATGGAGTCGATGGAGACGGGGCAGACGTTGCTGCCATCGACACCTAGGAAAACAACAAGCAAATGGAACTTTTAGATAATTTACACCACAGTTTACAAGTCATTATGTTACTGTACTGAAAAATGCTCAAATTACTTTTGATATTGTTATGATCGAGGTGAAGGTGCTCAAGCCCAGAGGGGATGGTAGGAACCTCAGTCAATTGGTTGTGGGAGAGCTGCAGGTCCATGATGCTGGATATGTTAAAGACATTTCTTGGAATCCCGCCACTGCCAAGCTTGTTGTTGTTAAGCCTCAGAAAGGCCACCTTTGGCAAACCTTTGAAGTATTCGGCCGGGATCTTCTCGATGTTGTTTCCATCAAGGAAAAGCTGGACGGTGGTGGGTGGTAAACCAAGAGGCATGCTGCTGAGCTGATTCTTGGCCAGATTGATTTGCACCAGGTTGTTCAGACCCTTCAGGCTCACTTCAGTCACAGCATCATCCATCAGCTTGTTCCCCTGCAGGTCCAAGAGGTTGAGCTTATCTAGACCACTGAAAACACCCGCAGGGATCTTGGAGATCCGATTCCTGGAGAGACGGAGCTGCTCCAGGCTGGCTGGAAGCTTCGATGGTACAGACGACAAGAGGTTATCGTCCATAaagaggtggagcaggtgggACATTGCGCTGAAGACACCTTCCTCCACTCCCTCACTGGTGATTTTGTTGCGGTTGAGGTTCAGCCAGCGCAGCTGTGTGGCGTTCTGCAGGGCATCTGCTGACAGCCCTTCAATGAGGTTGTTGTGGAGGTAGAGATACCATGTGTGTGGTGGGATTTTGGGGACACTCTTGAGGCCTTTATTGTCACAGTAGACGGCACGAGGGAAGTTGGGGGGGCAGTGACATTCTTTGGGGCAGCCTTGGAGCTGTTCCATGTATTCCTCATAAGGCAGGTCCTGGCTGAAGGCTGGGCCAACCAGGCACAGGATGAAGACAAGGCTCAGGAAAAGTGCCATTTCAGCAGCCAACctgtggagaaagaggagacaaaCGTAGATAATGACTCAAAGGAGTGGCACATCCTCAAATAGCCAAAACATGCACCGGCCTTGCCACTGCTAGACAAGCTAGCCTTTTCATTCTGGGTCATTGCCTTGCCTGACAAGGGCTAACAAAGCTTCCAAGATGTGATGCAAAGTGGGGTCAAAATTAATTGCATTAGGAAAACCTTACAGAGCGGATCTTTAGACTTTGCATGTCAACTGCAGGACTTGTACATTCTGGCTGTGCAACATACAAAATTTGTTCTTTGAAGTTCATTCCATAAATCATCCAAACATGGAATTAGAAAAGATTTCTATTGTGCAGGAGTTAAGCATCTGAGCGGTTAGCAATGGAAAAAATGCCGTTAAATATCATGGGTACCCCTATGTGGTATGCCCCTTGCTTGACTCTTGTATGTATCATCTGGTTCTTGTTTAAATTTTTGACCCATGTCTGGAACTTGTTCCAGGTAGGCTCAGATTTTCCACCAACACTTCAAAGAAAAAGCCAACAGACCTGCTTTAAGTGTCCTACATTCCATACATGGTCTAAACCTCTTGACTGAGGTCCCGGCATTAGTAAGATACACAACCCAATGACTAAAGATGCAGGAACACTGCCCATCTCTTCTATTGTCCACATCTCAGTATCCCAGCTTACCTTAAACTCAAGTTCCCTCCTGTCGGACCTTACTCAGTAAGACACAGATTGTAGTTCTGAGGTTGTACTGTTCGCTGTCCTGTATTTGTACCCGAAGCATTTCATTTACAGCGTGCCAACTTGTAATGCTTGGTGACACTAAATCTTCTGTTGGCCAATCAGAGTCACCCTGGATCAAGGATCAGAGGTGGTGTGTAGTGAGCTAAGCCTTTCCTGTGCTTGACACATGGCCCACATAGAAACAGGCTAATGCAGGCCTACCTGTTCATCCATTGGCACAAACCTCCCTGGGTTGGCATGTTTGGTCCTTTTTTAAGCCTCGTCTGAAATTTAACTTTGCGTGGTACTGGCTGGAAAGCACACCAGGAGATGATAGAGGAGGAAaatagatcatttaaaaaaattctgtATAATTGCATTGCACAGTTTACTACATTTATCTTTACGTTGATGCAGCCAGTGGTTAGCCTCAGCTTTGTGCAATCCAAATTGGCTGTCATGCATTTCTATTTTAGGGTAACCCATACATCAGTTTACACAGCAGGGGAGGAATGGACTCTGTCCCAGGCACATTGACGCATTCTTCTCAGGTACAAGACATTGGGTTAGATTTAACAGTGTTAAGGGAGAGAGGTCAAGCATAATCTGGCGGAGATTTGAATGGCAGTTGAGCAAGAAGCAAATGACCTTTCAAGACACCGCGTAGGGCTGCTCTAATTTCCAGTGATGACGGCAAAGGTCTGAATGCAACAGGATAATCTCTGCAGAGTTGTGTGAGGACATGAGCAGCCCTTATCCAACATCAGTCACATTACAGCTCATCCTGTGTTGTGAACACCGATCATTCCTCTAAACACTGTAATCCTGTACGTCCAATTCCACAGGTTGGGATTTGCACATTGATGACACCAAGTACATTTATAGGAGTCAAAGTCACATTCCTTAACCACATGTGGACACATAAGTAATGGTAGAATCCATGTGGAACCTATGAGCCCGTTATCGTAAGTGCAGGTCTAGGTCTAGGTTTAAAGACATGGGAATAAGAGGAATAAAATTAAATTCTAGACGACTCATCTGCAGCAAGAAGGGGAGCCACAAATCTCCCACCAAATGCTTTCGATCAACCTTTGAACCGCTTTGGCAAGTCAAGAAGTGGTCCAGTTGACAATGATCTATCAAGAGACAGAGCCCAACAACTGATGTTTGGAGATGAAAT includes these proteins:
- the kera gene encoding keratocan isoform X1, yielding MGITHVTWRNRLAAEMALFLSLVFILCLVGPAFSQDLPYEEYMEQLQGCPKECHCPPNFPRAVYCDNKGLKSVPKIPPHTWYLYLHNNLIEGLSADALQNATQLRWLNLNRNKITSEGVEEGVFSAMSHLLHLFMDDNLLSSVPSKLPASLEQLRLSRNRISKIPAGVFSGLDKLNLLDLQGNKLMDDAVTEVSLKGLNNLVQINLAKNQLSSMPLGLPPTTVQLFLDGNNIEKIPAEYFKGLPKVAFLRLNNNKLGSGGIPRNVFNISSIMDLQLSHNQLTEVPTIPSGLEHLHLDHNNIKSVDGSNVCPVSIDSMDDSVNDNIPRLRYLRLDGNEIKPPIPREVILCFRLLRSIVI
- the kera gene encoding keratocan isoform X2, encoding MALFLSLVFILCLVGPAFSQDLPYEEYMEQLQGCPKECHCPPNFPRAVYCDNKGLKSVPKIPPHTWYLYLHNNLIEGLSADALQNATQLRWLNLNRNKITSEGVEEGVFSAMSHLLHLFMDDNLLSSVPSKLPASLEQLRLSRNRISKIPAGVFSGLDKLNLLDLQGNKLMDDAVTEVSLKGLNNLVQINLAKNQLSSMPLGLPPTTVQLFLDGNNIEKIPAEYFKGLPKVAFLRLNNNKLGSGGIPRNVFNISSIMDLQLSHNQLTEVPTIPSGLEHLHLDHNNIKSVDGSNVCPVSIDSMDDSVNDNIPRLRYLRLDGNEIKPPIPREVILCFRLLRSIVI